A region of Chlamydiales bacterium STE3 DNA encodes the following proteins:
- a CDS encoding Protein CsaA (Product derived from UniProtKB/Swiss-Prot:P37584;Gene name derived from UniProtKB/Swiss-Prot:P37584) translates to MLSKFSDKFTQKRSNFSSKASYAGGLLMNGFSESMELIEWKDFEKVHLVVATIRKVEPFPEAKKPAYKLYVDCGEEIGVKPSSAQITALYSKEELIGKQVLCVVNFKPKKIGSFVSEILVTGFILGNDVILATPDTSVPNGLRLA, encoded by the coding sequence ATGCTCTCAAAATTTTCCGATAAATTCACTCAAAAAAGATCAAATTTTTCAAGCAAAGCAAGTTATGCAGGAGGTCTATTAATGAATGGATTTAGTGAGAGTATGGAACTGATAGAATGGAAAGACTTTGAAAAAGTTCACCTTGTAGTGGCCACGATTAGAAAAGTTGAGCCATTTCCTGAAGCAAAAAAGCCCGCTTATAAGCTTTATGTAGATTGTGGTGAAGAAATAGGCGTTAAACCGTCAAGCGCTCAGATCACGGCGCTATATAGCAAAGAAGAGCTTATCGGCAAACAAGTACTTTGTGTCGTTAACTTTAAGCCTAAGAAAATCGGTTCTTTTGTTTCTGAGATATTAGTTACAGGATTTATTCTAGGAAATGATGTTATTTTAGCAACACCCGATACAAGCGTTCCCAATGGTCTGAGGTTGGCATGA
- a CDS encoding hypothetical protein (Product derived from UniProtKB/Trembl:Q6MCP4), whose product MEVTMQKLDSTQDVLTQHPMIEIVRKWGGANSDAVLDPLCLIFQDPTTEGCIGYKLESKTAIVFGDPIASPMEQRKLALAFQAFCQKQGYTTVYIATSPGFSEWAINHVCQSSVEFGSELFFDPSSNPKDYKGNYGSLVRRKVRHAEKEHTFIREYIPYDEKIEKALLEVGEQWLKSRVGPQMHISSINTFNHRLGKRWFYAQKEEKIVGIVTISSLESHHGYLLNHLMITPEASHGTPELLFTSVLEQLHTEGYSFVTVGAVPAELLGSMQGFNPLLRRIAQLGFRVVKKIFRLHGRSKFWEKFHPQSRPSYVLFSTRLLSLSTILNLIRALHGKNTK is encoded by the coding sequence ATGGAAGTTACTATGCAAAAACTTGATAGCACACAAGATGTCCTTACTCAACATCCGATGATCGAAATTGTCCGAAAATGGGGTGGGGCAAATTCTGATGCCGTTTTAGATCCCTTATGCTTAATCTTTCAAGATCCTACTACTGAAGGGTGTATTGGCTACAAGTTAGAGTCAAAAACAGCTATTGTTTTTGGTGATCCTATTGCATCTCCAATGGAGCAACGCAAACTTGCTCTTGCATTTCAAGCTTTCTGCCAAAAACAGGGCTACACCACGGTTTACATTGCAACGTCGCCAGGATTTTCTGAATGGGCGATCAACCACGTTTGCCAATCTTCAGTAGAGTTCGGTTCCGAACTTTTCTTTGACCCAAGCTCCAATCCTAAGGACTATAAGGGCAATTACGGAAGTTTGGTTCGTCGAAAAGTACGCCATGCTGAAAAAGAGCATACTTTTATCAGAGAGTACATTCCTTATGATGAAAAAATAGAAAAAGCTCTTTTGGAAGTTGGAGAACAGTGGTTAAAATCACGCGTGGGCCCACAAATGCACATTTCATCTATTAATACATTCAATCATCGACTCGGTAAACGCTGGTTTTATGCTCAGAAAGAAGAAAAGATAGTAGGAATTGTCACTATTAGTTCGCTAGAATCTCATCATGGATACCTTCTTAATCACTTGATGATCACTCCTGAAGCCTCTCACGGCACGCCGGAGTTGCTTTTTACAAGTGTTCTTGAACAATTGCATACAGAAGGTTACTCTTTTGTCACTGTGGGAGCCGTTCCTGCAGAGTTGTTAGGTTCAATGCAAGGCTTTAATCCCCTCCTTAGGAGGATAGCACAATTAGGCTTTAGAGTTGTAAAAAAAATCTTCCGTCTGCATGGTCGAAGCAAGTTTTGGGAAAAATTTCATCCTCAGTCTCGTCCGTCCTACGTTCTTTTCAGCACTAGGCTTCTTTCCTTGAGTACCATTTTAAACCTTATCAGAGCATTGCACGGAAAAAATACAAAATAA
- a CDS encoding Uncharacterized protein (Product derived from UniProtKB/Trembl:D6YVI6): MLQLKKLARLINSEEEIMPVHNILLTAARSPVTLEIARLLHSAGHRVFVADTTTLNTSRFSKSVEKTFLIPSPRFHSQEFLETLVKIAKEEKITLVIPVYEEILILAKGKHLFPNTCEVFCSSFELLLELHNKWLFQKKLEELGIEIPKTYLVKDDQDLKNIEFSGSYALKACYSRASLSLKKVLSKKDLPFIEIEPHNPWIAQEWIEGEKFCTYSICQKGKIRAHATYPVKYAIDGNSCIVFESVHHPAILSWIENFIGKINFTGQIAFDFIQTPEGKLFAIECNPRATSGIHLFSEKDHIEKAFFNTDSSLILAKEGARKQILHGMLLYGWKRSSFPSNTMKNFLKHLLSIKDVVYSTKDPLPFLATPFIFKEIWNTSKKYNITIPAAFTFDYEWNGK; this comes from the coding sequence ATGTTACAACTAAAAAAACTCGCTCGATTAATAAACTCTGAAGAGGAAATTATGCCTGTGCACAATATTCTACTAACGGCTGCGCGATCTCCTGTAACTCTTGAAATAGCTCGCCTCTTACACAGCGCAGGGCACCGGGTCTTTGTTGCAGATACGACCACCCTCAATACCAGTCGATTCTCAAAATCTGTCGAAAAAACTTTTTTAATTCCAAGCCCGCGGTTCCATTCTCAAGAATTTTTAGAAACTCTTGTAAAAATCGCTAAAGAAGAGAAAATTACTCTTGTCATCCCTGTTTACGAGGAAATTCTTATCTTGGCAAAAGGGAAACATCTTTTTCCTAATACTTGTGAAGTGTTCTGTTCATCTTTCGAGCTTCTCCTCGAATTGCATAACAAATGGCTTTTTCAAAAAAAACTGGAAGAGCTCGGCATAGAAATACCAAAAACTTACCTTGTTAAAGACGATCAAGATTTAAAAAATATAGAGTTTTCTGGATCTTATGCTTTAAAAGCATGCTATTCAAGAGCTTCTCTAAGCCTTAAAAAAGTCCTCTCAAAAAAGGATCTTCCCTTTATAGAGATTGAACCCCACAATCCCTGGATTGCACAAGAGTGGATAGAAGGAGAGAAATTTTGTACTTATAGCATCTGTCAAAAAGGTAAAATTCGAGCTCACGCTACTTATCCAGTCAAATATGCTATCGATGGAAATTCCTGCATCGTTTTTGAATCTGTTCATCATCCTGCAATTTTAAGTTGGATCGAAAATTTCATAGGCAAAATAAACTTTACTGGACAAATTGCCTTTGACTTTATTCAAACACCTGAGGGAAAGCTTTTTGCCATCGAATGCAATCCGAGAGCGACAAGTGGCATTCATTTATTCAGTGAAAAGGATCACATTGAAAAAGCTTTTTTTAATACGGATTCTTCACTTATTCTAGCTAAAGAGGGAGCAAGAAAACAAATTCTACATGGCATGCTGCTTTATGGCTGGAAGAGAAGTTCCTTTCCTAGCAACACTATGAAAAATTTCCTCAAACACCTCCTGTCAATTAAAGACGTAGTTTATTCCACAAAAGACCCCCTTCCCTTTTTGGCTACACCCTTTATCTTCAAAGAAATTTGGAATACAAGTAAGAAATACAATATTACAATACCCGCAGCCTTTACTTTTGACTACGAATGGAATGGAAAATGA
- a CDS encoding 7-dehydrocholesterol reductase (Product derived from UniProtKB/Swiss-Prot:Q9LDU6;Gene name derived from UniProtKB/Swiss-Prot:Q9LDU6;EC number derived from UniProtKB/Swiss-Prot:Q9LDU6), with translation MSSLQAMYHSERVQSKLRTIIPLFLMTACPPAAILFWFTNVYLQGSFENLWLLFTLKGMFKTIYEIWAPLFFGTKEAWQMIAAFSALQLFLMKAIPGKTFYGPITPKGNVPVYKANGVTCFFITLVLFYLGAYPLQLFSPTIIYDNFGGLLGALNFFSLLFCLFLYFKGKIAPSSTDAGTSGNPIFDYYWGTELYPRVMGWDIKMFTNCRFGMMGWPLIILSFAAKQSQLYGLSDSMVVSVALQLIYITKFFFWETGYLRSLDIMHDRAGYYICWGCLVWVPGIYTSPTLYLVNHPNYLGMPLALTIFAIGTFSILSNYFADRQRQKVRSSSGECQVWGAKPLLIKARYTTESGEDKENLLLASGWWGIARHFHYLPEILAAFCWSVPALFSNFMPYFYVIFLTILLTERAFRDDRRCARKYGLDWKNYCSVVPYKMIPYVI, from the coding sequence ATGAGCAGCCTACAAGCCATGTATCATTCAGAAAGGGTGCAGTCGAAACTAAGAACGATCATTCCTCTTTTTTTAATGACAGCCTGCCCTCCTGCAGCGATCCTGTTTTGGTTTACGAATGTTTATCTCCAAGGCTCCTTTGAAAACCTATGGCTCTTATTTACTTTGAAGGGAATGTTTAAAACCATCTACGAAATCTGGGCACCATTATTTTTTGGAACAAAAGAAGCATGGCAAATGATTGCTGCATTTTCTGCTTTGCAATTATTTCTCATGAAAGCTATTCCGGGAAAAACCTTTTATGGCCCTATTACGCCTAAAGGCAATGTACCTGTCTATAAAGCCAATGGTGTAACCTGTTTTTTTATTACTCTAGTCCTGTTTTATTTGGGAGCCTACCCTCTGCAATTGTTTTCCCCTACAATTATTTACGACAATTTTGGAGGCCTTCTTGGCGCCTTAAACTTTTTTAGTCTGCTGTTCTGTCTCTTTTTATATTTTAAAGGAAAAATTGCCCCCTCCTCAACCGATGCGGGAACTTCCGGAAACCCTATTTTTGATTATTATTGGGGAACAGAGCTCTACCCTCGTGTGATGGGCTGGGACATTAAAATGTTTACTAATTGCCGTTTTGGCATGATGGGATGGCCGTTGATTATCCTCTCTTTTGCAGCAAAACAAAGCCAGCTATATGGCCTTAGCGACTCTATGGTTGTTTCTGTAGCTCTACAACTGATCTATATCACAAAGTTTTTCTTCTGGGAAACAGGCTACTTGCGCTCCTTGGATATCATGCACGATCGAGCTGGATACTATATCTGCTGGGGTTGTTTAGTTTGGGTACCTGGCATCTACACTTCTCCCACACTTTATCTTGTCAATCATCCCAACTATCTTGGAATGCCCCTTGCTCTTACCATTTTCGCCATTGGGACATTCAGTATTCTCTCCAACTATTTTGCTGACCGGCAGAGACAAAAAGTGAGGTCATCTTCAGGTGAGTGCCAAGTTTGGGGGGCGAAGCCTCTATTGATTAAAGCACGCTATACAACTGAATCAGGAGAAGATAAGGAAAACCTCTTGCTCGCTTCAGGTTGGTGGGGTATTGCTCGCCATTTTCACTATTTACCTGAAATCCTCGCCGCTTTTTGTTGGAGTGTCCCAGCATTATTCAGCAACTTTATGCCCTATTTTTACGTCATTTTTTTAACCATTTTACTGACAGAAAGAGCATTCCGTGATGACCGACGTTGTGCAAGAAAATATGGCCTTGATTGGAAAAACTACTGTTCAGTTGTTCCTTATAAAATGATTCCCTATGTCATCTAG
- a CDS encoding Disulfide bond formation protein B (Product derived from UniProtKB/Trembl:F8KYV6;Gene name derived from UniProtKB/Trembl:F8KYV6): protein MVGMERNLNALISVLLNAILLAAFEVQFFWHEPSCPLCLMQRLCMISVGISALLNVRFGVRTSHYALMLLSSLVGGGIALYQIILTIFSGFPLFGLPVFGLSLSLWSFIVFVCCILAVAFLLLLYNPLRAEEVTKQGLTLWHRCAFAFVLIIVIANSVTTFMQCGLDPC from the coding sequence TTGGTAGGAATGGAAAGAAATTTAAACGCTTTAATTTCTGTGTTGCTAAATGCAATTCTATTAGCAGCTTTCGAAGTGCAGTTTTTTTGGCATGAACCCTCCTGTCCATTGTGTTTGATGCAAAGACTTTGCATGATTTCTGTTGGAATCTCAGCTTTACTCAATGTCCGCTTTGGAGTACGCACCTCACACTATGCATTAATGCTACTTAGCTCTTTGGTTGGGGGAGGAATAGCGTTGTATCAGATTATTTTAACCATTTTTTCTGGATTTCCTCTTTTTGGGCTACCTGTTTTCGGGTTAAGTCTTTCTCTCTGGTCATTTATTGTGTTCGTTTGCTGTATCCTAGCAGTAGCCTTTCTTCTTTTGCTATACAACCCATTGCGCGCTGAAGAGGTCACCAAGCAAGGACTAACACTTTGGCATCGGTGCGCTTTTGCTTTTGTATTGATCATTGTAATTGCAAACAGTGTAACAACATTTATGCAGTGTGGACTTGATCCTTGTTAA
- a CDS encoding Uncharacterized protein (Product derived from UniProtKB/Trembl:K2ECD6) translates to MTAQNPKNTRFTFELPSIEHKKLKALAALNGLSLKDLILECIRENLLSENVPNEETIKTFKETDSRKNLVRYKNVDDLIDKLELR, encoded by the coding sequence ATGACTGCTCAAAATCCCAAAAACACAAGATTTACCTTTGAACTTCCTTCTATTGAGCATAAAAAATTAAAAGCTTTAGCCGCGTTAAACGGCCTATCTCTAAAAGACCTTATTTTAGAGTGTATTAGGGAGAATCTTTTAAGCGAAAATGTGCCAAATGAAGAAACCATCAAAACCTTTAAGGAAACGGACTCTAGGAAAAATCTAGTTCGCTACAAAAATGTCGACGATTTGATCGATAAACTTGAGCTTAGATAA
- a CDS encoding putative ABC transporter ATP-binding protein YfmR (Product derived from UniProtKB/Swiss-Prot:O06476;Gene name derived from UniProtKB/Swiss-Prot:O06476;EC number derived from UniProtKB/Swiss-Prot:O06476), whose translation MTLVGIHSLEKSFGTQTLFSDLSFTIESGDRIGLIGPNGAGKSTLLKILVGLEDPDRGSLSKRQGLRIGYASQDPDFPVGMSLENVLVPSNDIEALSKARILLSKAHFSDFSQDASTLSGGWKKRLDIVRALLLDPDLLLLDEPTNHLDLEGILWLEKFLEREKRGLIVISHDRYFLENVCNKIVEINRCYPQGLFSSEGSISLFMERKEAFLEVQRQEEIGLNSLVKEEIEWLRRSPKARTTKSRSRIQRAHQLIDNLSEVQQRNKVVKADIQFNASERETRKLLTAKNLSKSLGGKPLFKGVDLILTPGSRIGIVGENGTGKTTLLKILAGLIPQDTGTVKYADELNLVYFDQHREQLPENIPLKEALSPTSETVTYRGQSIHVNGWAKKFLFSSDRLRLPVGCLSGGERARILIARLMLKPADILFLDEPTNDLDIPTLEVIEDSLMTFAGAIVLISHDRCLMDRVCTQIIGLGTESEEQFFADMQQWEQAKNKMKPKVEEKQKKLTPQEFKPPTKKLTYNEKRELEGMEQAILKAEQEIGLLQENLAAQSTDAQKSLECYRLLADAQARLEVLFDRWQFLTDKSAAD comes from the coding sequence ATGACTTTAGTTGGCATTCATTCTTTAGAAAAATCCTTCGGAACGCAAACTCTCTTCTCTGACCTTTCCTTTACAATAGAATCTGGGGATCGGATTGGACTGATTGGTCCTAATGGAGCCGGGAAGTCCACTCTACTAAAAATATTGGTAGGGCTAGAAGACCCCGATCGGGGCTCTCTTTCCAAAAGGCAAGGTCTACGGATCGGCTATGCAAGCCAAGACCCCGACTTTCCTGTAGGAATGTCTCTTGAAAACGTCCTTGTTCCTTCTAACGATATAGAAGCTCTTTCAAAAGCTAGAATCCTCCTCAGCAAAGCGCATTTCTCAGATTTTTCTCAAGATGCCTCTACCCTTTCAGGGGGCTGGAAAAAACGTTTAGATATTGTCCGAGCCCTCCTGCTTGATCCAGACTTGCTTCTACTCGATGAACCGACTAACCATTTGGATTTAGAGGGTATTCTTTGGCTAGAGAAATTTTTGGAAAGAGAAAAACGCGGCCTTATAGTCATCAGCCACGATCGTTATTTCTTAGAAAATGTTTGTAACAAGATTGTGGAAATCAATCGCTGCTATCCGCAGGGACTTTTTAGCAGCGAAGGATCCATTAGCCTTTTCATGGAGCGCAAAGAAGCATTTTTAGAAGTGCAGAGGCAGGAAGAAATCGGCTTAAACTCTCTTGTAAAAGAAGAGATCGAATGGCTAAGGCGCTCTCCTAAAGCGCGAACCACTAAATCACGTTCTCGCATCCAAAGAGCTCACCAACTCATTGACAACTTATCTGAGGTCCAACAGCGCAATAAAGTGGTGAAAGCAGATATCCAATTTAACGCCTCAGAAAGAGAAACGCGTAAGCTCTTAACAGCAAAAAATCTCTCCAAATCTCTTGGAGGCAAACCCTTATTCAAAGGGGTTGACCTTATATTAACTCCCGGAAGTCGCATTGGAATTGTGGGAGAAAATGGCACAGGGAAAACCACTCTATTAAAGATTTTAGCTGGGCTCATTCCACAAGACACAGGAACTGTCAAGTATGCGGATGAATTGAATTTGGTCTATTTTGATCAGCACCGTGAGCAACTCCCCGAAAACATCCCACTTAAAGAAGCCTTATCTCCGACTAGCGAAACGGTTACCTATCGAGGGCAATCGATCCATGTCAATGGCTGGGCGAAAAAATTCTTATTCTCTTCTGATAGGTTAAGACTGCCAGTAGGATGTTTATCTGGTGGTGAACGCGCACGCATCCTCATTGCCCGCTTGATGCTAAAGCCTGCTGACATTCTCTTTTTAGACGAACCGACCAACGATTTAGATATTCCTACCTTAGAAGTCATTGAAGATAGCTTGATGACTTTTGCGGGAGCTATTGTTTTAATTTCTCACGATCGCTGTTTAATGGACCGAGTCTGTACCCAAATTATAGGACTTGGAACAGAGAGCGAAGAACAATTTTTTGCGGATATGCAGCAGTGGGAACAGGCTAAAAACAAAATGAAGCCGAAAGTTGAAGAAAAGCAAAAAAAGCTTACTCCTCAAGAGTTCAAACCCCCAACAAAAAAGCTTACCTACAATGAAAAAAGGGAGCTTGAAGGGATGGAGCAAGCTATCCTTAAAGCAGAACAAGAGATTGGTCTTTTGCAAGAAAATCTGGCAGCACAATCTACCGATGCACAAAAATCTTTGGAATGCTATCGTCTTCTAGCTGATGCGCAAGCAAGATTAGAGGTCTTGTTCGATCGTTGGCAATTTTTAACAGATAAATCAGCTGCAGACTAA
- a CDS encoding Methionine aminopeptidase (Product derived from UniProtKB/Swiss-Prot:Q58725;Gene name derived from UniProtKB/Swiss-Prot:Q58725;EC number derived from UniProtKB/Swiss-Prot:Q58725): MNEKYKQDFIQAGRMAQQVRAFGKELIKAGASYNEVITKIKEKIFSLGAIPAFPPQIALDNVAAHFLPQPDEDIIFSQEVIKLDVGICYQGAIGDCAVTVDLSGKYQALIDAVENALLSAEQSIHVGLPIKEIGKIIEEKIFSYGFKPVKNLAGHGLGIYKVHMAPLIPNYCDNSTAIVKPGMTFAIEPFATDGKGLIYEAGCPTIFSLVRARSIPLSVPRSLIAKIKSFSGLPFCIHDLIEKELELPEIRHHMAELLKAGVVVGYAPLIEEGQGIVAQAENSVLVDKTGRVFITTR; the protein is encoded by the coding sequence ATGAATGAAAAATATAAGCAGGATTTTATTCAAGCTGGAAGGATGGCCCAGCAAGTACGTGCTTTTGGTAAAGAATTAATTAAAGCTGGAGCTTCATATAATGAGGTTATCACTAAAATTAAGGAGAAGATATTTTCATTAGGAGCAATTCCTGCTTTTCCTCCTCAAATAGCTCTAGATAACGTAGCTGCGCATTTTTTACCTCAACCCGATGAAGATATTATTTTTTCCCAAGAAGTGATCAAATTGGATGTGGGAATATGTTATCAGGGTGCTATTGGTGATTGTGCAGTCACAGTAGACTTATCGGGCAAATATCAAGCTCTAATTGATGCTGTTGAAAATGCTTTGTTAAGTGCTGAGCAATCTATCCACGTGGGGCTGCCTATTAAAGAAATTGGTAAAATTATTGAAGAAAAAATTTTCTCGTATGGATTTAAACCTGTAAAAAACCTTGCAGGCCATGGGTTAGGAATTTATAAGGTACATATGGCTCCCTTAATTCCTAACTATTGTGACAATTCTACAGCTATCGTAAAGCCGGGCATGACCTTTGCCATTGAACCTTTTGCTACCGATGGAAAAGGTCTTATTTATGAAGCAGGGTGCCCTACAATCTTTTCTTTGGTGCGTGCCCGGTCTATTCCATTATCGGTTCCTCGGTCTTTGATTGCAAAAATTAAAAGTTTTAGTGGTCTTCCTTTTTGCATCCATGATCTTATTGAAAAAGAGCTTGAACTTCCTGAAATTAGGCATCATATGGCAGAGCTACTTAAAGCAGGGGTAGTTGTAGGTTATGCTCCTTTAATAGAAGAAGGGCAAGGCATAGTGGCGCAAGCTGAAAATTCTGTATTAGTAGACAAAACGGGAAGAGTTTTTATAACCACACGTTAG
- a CDS encoding Ribosomal RNA large subunit methyltransferase K (Product derived from UniProtKB/Swiss-Prot:Q9JYY8;Gene name derived from UniProtKB/Swiss-Prot:Q9JYY8;EC number derived from UniProtKB/Swiss-Prot:Q9JYY8), translating to MTILPLLADGEDKSSPFVNCLRNNYKHLRKWAKRTETDCFRIYDREIASYPLAIDFYAGRFCVHYFSKSLQEEVPKEMQEEVSKALEKIFGRFLIKIYWRIRARKKETRQYEKINEEEEFFVVHEYGVKFWVNLADYLDTGLFLDHRETRRLVAAHSKNQRLLNLFAYTCSFSVHAAFAGAAYTKSVDLSNTYTRWGEQNFLLNEFSLENNVVEREDCLKFLDGEARTKNRYSLIVVDPPTISRSKKMDKMFDVQEDYVQLLKKALKLLSTGGILFFSTNSRKFVFDVSLFPQHLVEEISYKTLPIDFKDKKIHRCWKFQSTS from the coding sequence ATGACCATTCTTCCCTTGCTTGCTGATGGAGAAGACAAAAGTTCTCCCTTTGTCAATTGTCTAAGAAATAACTATAAGCATCTACGTAAATGGGCCAAGAGAACGGAAACGGATTGTTTTCGCATTTATGATCGAGAAATAGCCTCTTACCCTCTTGCTATTGACTTCTATGCGGGCCGATTCTGTGTCCATTACTTTTCAAAAAGTTTGCAAGAAGAAGTTCCAAAAGAAATGCAGGAAGAGGTGAGCAAGGCACTTGAAAAAATTTTTGGCCGATTTCTTATAAAAATTTACTGGCGTATCCGCGCAAGGAAAAAAGAGACCAGACAGTACGAAAAAATTAACGAAGAAGAAGAATTTTTCGTTGTTCACGAATACGGTGTAAAATTTTGGGTTAATTTGGCAGACTACTTGGATACTGGTTTATTTTTAGATCATCGTGAAACAAGAAGACTTGTCGCAGCGCATAGCAAAAATCAACGCTTGCTAAATTTATTTGCGTATACCTGTTCTTTTAGCGTACATGCGGCTTTTGCAGGAGCTGCCTACACTAAAAGCGTCGATCTATCAAATACCTATACCCGTTGGGGAGAGCAGAACTTTTTGCTAAATGAATTTTCCTTGGAAAACAATGTTGTGGAAAGGGAAGACTGCTTAAAATTTTTAGACGGAGAAGCCCGAACGAAAAACCGTTATTCGTTGATTGTTGTTGATCCACCAACAATTTCCCGCTCAAAGAAGATGGATAAGATGTTTGATGTTCAAGAAGACTATGTTCAACTTTTAAAAAAGGCTCTAAAGCTGCTCTCTACGGGAGGAATCCTCTTTTTTAGTACAAATTCAAGAAAATTCGTTTTTGACGTGTCCTTATTTCCACAGCATCTTGTTGAAGAAATTTCCTATAAAACTCTGCCTATAGATTTCAAAGATAAGAAAATTCATCGTTGTTGGAAATTTCAGTCTACGTCCTAA
- a CDS encoding Deoxyribose-phosphate aldolase (Product derived from UniProtKB/Swiss-Prot:A3CMP6;Gene name derived from UniProtKB/Swiss-Prot:A3CMP6;EC number derived from UniProtKB/Swiss-Prot:A3CMP6) has translation MFRSLNKYIDHTLLKPECNAGGIKRLCQEAIQHDFATVCILPVWVPFAKLLLKDSSTKVCSVVGFPLGANTSEAKAFEAQQLFTNGADELDIVMNLSFLKSKKYQEVILDIRQIVETVPQAIIKVIIETSLLTNDEKRIAAKICIDSGAHFVKTSTGFFQGGAEIDDIVLLKQVVGERCGIKASGGIDSAQKALSMIAAGANRIGTSKGVILLEKGWASGS, from the coding sequence ATGTTTCGATCCCTCAATAAATATATTGATCATACTCTTTTAAAGCCGGAATGTAATGCAGGAGGCATCAAAAGACTCTGTCAAGAGGCGATTCAACATGATTTTGCTACAGTCTGCATTTTGCCGGTCTGGGTCCCTTTTGCAAAACTGCTTCTTAAAGATTCTTCAACGAAGGTATGCTCTGTGGTGGGATTTCCTCTTGGCGCTAACACTTCAGAGGCCAAAGCATTTGAAGCACAGCAACTATTTACCAATGGTGCTGATGAACTTGATATAGTGATGAACCTTTCTTTTTTGAAATCCAAAAAATATCAAGAAGTAATACTTGATATTCGCCAAATTGTAGAAACAGTGCCACAGGCAATTATTAAAGTGATTATAGAGACCTCCCTGCTCACCAATGATGAAAAACGCATAGCGGCTAAAATTTGCATTGACTCAGGAGCTCATTTTGTAAAAACTTCCACTGGGTTTTTTCAAGGTGGCGCTGAGATTGATGATATCGTTTTGCTAAAACAAGTTGTCGGTGAAAGATGTGGCATAAAAGCTTCTGGGGGCATCGATTCTGCTCAAAAGGCTTTAAGCATGATTGCCGCTGGAGCAAATCGCATTGGGACAAGTAAGGGGGTTATCCTCTTAGAGAAAGGATGGGCTTCAGGCTCTTAA